The following proteins are co-located in the Primulina tabacum isolate GXHZ01 chromosome 11, ASM2559414v2, whole genome shotgun sequence genome:
- the LOC142519392 gene encoding uncharacterized protein LOC142519392 isoform X3 — protein sequence MGGAGQAMKRIPRIKFPQRHPKASAASHHQEMATNEAVGPAFFSRSPSNMSVGGKASDQPKRTPVSQEEIEIIMLGGCV from the exons ATGGGCGGCGCAGGGCAGGCGATGAAGAGGATTCCACGCATTAAGTTCCCCCAGCGGCACCCCAAAGCTTCTG CAGCATCCCACCATCAAGAGATGGCTACAAATGAAGCGGTTGGGCCGGCATTTTTCTCAAGGTCTCCGTCCAACATGTCTGTGGGAGGAAAGGCTTCTGATCAACCAAAAAGGACGCCGGTGTCTCAAGAGGAGATTGAAATTATCATG TTGGGTGGCTGTGTCTGA
- the LOC142519392 gene encoding uncharacterized protein LOC142519392 isoform X1 — MGGAGQAMKRIPRIKFPQRHPKASAASHHQEMATNEAVGPAFFSRSPSNMSVGGKASDQPKRTPVSQEEIEIIMITIVNRLFSIWTVGWLCLTLEQSIADTGRLMDYFQQSSLTLNEVHFFPPILTESKYFELSCVLDGLTDSPHKYCVPNMNRHC, encoded by the exons ATGGGCGGCGCAGGGCAGGCGATGAAGAGGATTCCACGCATTAAGTTCCCCCAGCGGCACCCCAAAGCTTCTG CAGCATCCCACCATCAAGAGATGGCTACAAATGAAGCGGTTGGGCCGGCATTTTTCTCAAGGTCTCCGTCCAACATGTCTGTGGGAGGAAAGGCTTCTGATCAACCAAAAAGGACGCCGGTGTCTCAAGAGGAGATTGAAATTATCATG ATCACAATTGTTAATCGGTTGTTCTCTATTTGGACAGTTGGGTGGCTGTGTCTGACCCTCGAGCAGAGCATTGCTGATACAGGGAGACTCATGGATTATTTTCAACAGTCATCGCTGACTTTGAATGAAGTTCATTTTTTCCCACCCATATTAACTGAaagcaaatattttgaattgtcTTGCGTCTTAGATGGACTCACTGACTCTCCACATAAATATTGTGTTCCAAATATGAATCGACACTGCTGA
- the LOC142519392 gene encoding uncharacterized protein LOC142519392 isoform X2 — MGGAGQAMKRIPRIKFPQRHPKASASHHQEMATNEAVGPAFFSRSPSNMSVGGKASDQPKRTPVSQEEIEIIMITIVNRLFSIWTVGWLCLTLEQSIADTGRLMDYFQQSSLTLNEVHFFPPILTESKYFELSCVLDGLTDSPHKYCVPNMNRHC; from the exons ATGGGCGGCGCAGGGCAGGCGATGAAGAGGATTCCACGCATTAAGTTCCCCCAGCGGCACCCCAAAGCTTCTG CATCCCACCATCAAGAGATGGCTACAAATGAAGCGGTTGGGCCGGCATTTTTCTCAAGGTCTCCGTCCAACATGTCTGTGGGAGGAAAGGCTTCTGATCAACCAAAAAGGACGCCGGTGTCTCAAGAGGAGATTGAAATTATCATG ATCACAATTGTTAATCGGTTGTTCTCTATTTGGACAGTTGGGTGGCTGTGTCTGACCCTCGAGCAGAGCATTGCTGATACAGGGAGACTCATGGATTATTTTCAACAGTCATCGCTGACTTTGAATGAAGTTCATTTTTTCCCACCCATATTAACTGAaagcaaatattttgaattgtcTTGCGTCTTAGATGGACTCACTGACTCTCCACATAAATATTGTGTTCCAAATATGAATCGACACTGCTGA
- the LOC142519004 gene encoding uncharacterized protein LOC142519004, whose product MPRSAKHKSHRQSKHSSRDYSDSEEDVKMKDKSCKDDNLVKVSRDSAYGEKRIGSSQIREGKEVENIIEHENGGASENYFSSKRRKENSDFGVGGDRWSGGDNEIGKSDRVMVNETTKMEAFKVEPKSNEFSNKGDNSRNKSKKYESGSTGEKKDSLGSVVVEEDEGKSKTESKRKSERDYSVRKEGKESKDKDRSQEKEKGQERNRVDEAKLSDVDVAKRTGLQQVDLIVERQLKRVRENSDFPVRDESRNSEFDKELEKRIRRRREGSSDWGKHHDAFKDGEERGFTSRTDRVKDLKYRDEKHKVEIYADKCHEDDHKDDRQRDEKYHKETSKDNKYRGDKHRTDGEKDGRRREDRYREDDDKENRSKDERHREDGERDTKWRYNKYREGTERDSRNRDDRRHEDGERERRRRDDRYREDGSKKGRHGDERYYEDGDKDRRGSNIHKEDSNRDIRHKEEKHREDVERESRHNDSKQGSDFDRGKSLREAKYRDERATRDRSVDKSDLKHSIDDVYAADYHSRKSSAYNYSPTHDERTARNRDDQGIKRPNEKGDYNDIKSLTTNGQRFEAEKGGSRVDSTPNRGQSASRNADVEINSSHSRRRSSPSSSSLAPRDRYRLSKQDESMYREYGYEERHQHNLTSTRDYNSAIGGSEKTSLSWSKEKQVQKEDGHLGGFGERCLKSDSRSSPTQLTEKSPPTSIDRRQFSRSDVRRSIDVEESTQRSGGSRDVNEYSGKEGRGRHESVMDMFPGNELSQADADADTVSGSSPFMRNRHLSGSSKSFPPPPNFRTGVESPLIGSGEDDSRFKSNSRHRRSGDPNMGRAHGNAWRGVPSWPSPLVNGFMPFPHAPPPVNFHSMMQPFQTPLFGIRPSVDTNHSAPFHMRNTEIFSGPGRPMVWRNPVDDHFPPLHAWDARNASLRDESHIYGRPGWDHSRNLPDGQGWDTTGDLWKGPNRTASLEISSEQENNFTQNADEVSASQSIRPVWNEQTFPGQQAESNDVNQSNYGSENNSVKTPQIIPEDSGDAANISKKDDVLLCHVYLSKLDISADLTEPDLLNQCSGFCNMDQIIVSDIDDSKILFIEEAGEARVESHQILRYFLPTLKDDSVFMRAMSLYERQKDSFDKVVAGEKFSIPESHQEGPDAEDNTAEKQSSVGDILSAEDGPALVNTDVYVNRMNTLLKVEGCTEATHEKPILPVAVAMIKSEEPVSTLEINMQVDLASNLVQQDHIVEEKHLPVGSDNGFDTSLPANMKNDGNIEELNLDGTECVTLLNSDFFSEVSEGMMPESLVSGSVNLSRIHHSPESTH is encoded by the exons ATGCCCAGGAGTGCGAAGCACAAATCTCATAGACAGAGTAAACACAGTTCGAGGGATTATTCTGATTCTGAAGAGGATGTAAAGATGAAAGACAAAAGCTGTAAAGATGATAACTTGGTTAAGGTTAGCCGGGATTCAGCATATGGTGAGAAGCGCATAGGTTCATCCCAGATTAGAGAAGGGAAGGAAGTTGAAAATATAATCGAGCATGAGAATGGTGGGGCCTCTGAGAACTATTTTTCATCCAAACGGCGGAAAGAGAATTCTGATTTTGGTGTTGGTGGTGACAGGTGGAGTGGGGGTGATAATGAGATAGGGAAAAGTGACAGGGTTATGGTAAATGAAACAACTAAAATGGAAGCCTTTAAAGTGGAACCTAAATCAAACGAATTCAGCAATAAAGGTGACAATTCGAGGAACAAGAGTAAAAAGTATGAGAGTGGAAGTACGGGAGAGAAAAAAGATAGTTTGGGATCTGTAGTTGTGGAGGAAGATGAGGGTAAGAGTAAAACTGAGTCAAAAAGGAAGTCCGAGAGGGATTATTCTGTTCGAAAAGAAGGAAAGGAAAGTAAGGACAAGGATCGCAGTCAGGAGAAGGAGAAGGGTCAGGAGAGGAACCGAGTGGATGAGGCAAAACTATCAGATGTTGATGTTGCCAAGCGGACGGGGTTGCAGCAGGTGGATCTTATTGTAGAGAGACAGTTGAAACGGGTCCGAGAAAACTCTG aTTTTCCTGTACGAGACGAGTCACGGAATTCTGAATTTGATAAAGAACTAGAGAAGAGGATACGAAGGAGAAGAGAAGGTTCCAGTGATTGGGGTAAACATCATGATGCCTTTAAAGATGGTGAGGAGAGAGGATTCACATCAAGAACTGACCGTGTCAAGGATCTGAAATATAGAGATGAGAAGCACAAAGTTGAAATTTATGCAGATAAATGTCATGAAGATGACCACAAAGATGATAGGCAAAGGGATGAAAAATACCACAAAGAAACCAGCAAAGATAATAAATATCGGGGCGACAAGCATAGAACAGATGGTGAGAAAGATGGCAGGCGTCGAGAGGATAGATAtcgtgaagatgatgataaagaAAATAGAAGTAAAGATGAAAGGCATCGAGAAGATGGAGAGAGAGATACCAAGTGGAGATATAACAAGTATAGGGAGGGCACTGAAAGAGACAGTCGAAATAGGGATGATAGACGCCATGAAGATGGTGAAAGGGAACGCAGACGCAGGGATGATCGATATCGTGAAGATGGTAGCAAAAAGGGTAGACATGGAGATGAAAGATATTATGAAGATGGTGACAAAGATAGACGTGGGAGCAACATTCATAAAGAAGATTCCAATAGAGATATTAGACACAAGGAAGAAAAGCACCGAGAAGATGTTGAAAGAGAGAGTCGGCATAACGATAGTAAGCAGGGAAGTGATTTTGATAGAGGGAAGAGTCTTAGAGAAGCAAAGTACAGGGATGAAAGAGCCACTAGGGATCGTTCTGTTGATAAATCTGACCTTAAGCACTCAATTGATGATGTTTATGCTGCTGATTATCATTCTAGAAAATCAAGTGCATACAATTATAGTCCAACCCATGATGAACGAACTGCTAGGAACAGAGATGATCAGGGCATAAAGAGACCTAATGAAAAAGGGGATTATAATGATATTAAATCCCTAACCACCAATGGTCAAAGATTCGAAGCAGAAAAAGGTGGTTCAAGAGTAGATTCAACCCCTAATAGGGGGCAGTCTGCATCTAGGAATGCTGATGTAGAGATTAATTCCAGCCATAGTAGACGGCGCAGTTCACCGAGCTCAAGTTCTCTAGCTCCAAGGGATCGCTACAG ACTCTCAAAGCAAGATGAGTCCATGTACAGGGAATATggttatgaagaaagacatcagcacAATTTAACTTCTACGAGAGATTATAATAGTGCTATTGGAGGATCTGAGAAGACTTCTTTGTCTTGGTCAAAGGAGAAACAAGTTCAAAAAGAAGATGGCCATTTAGGAGGTTTTggtgaaagatgtttgaaatCAGATAGTCGCTCATCACCCACCCAACTTACAGAAAAATCTCCTCCAACCAGTATTGATCGGAGACAATTTAGTAGGTCTGATGTCAGGCGGAGTATTGATGTTGAAGAATCGACTCAGAGGAGTGGTGGCTCCCGAGATGTGAATGAATACTCTGGTAAGGAAGGTAGGGGAAGGCATGAGTCGGTCATGGATATGTTTCCTGGCAATGAACTTTCACAAgctgatgctgatgctgatACTGTGTCTGGGTCTTCTCCTTTTATGAGAAACAGACATCTATCTGGCAGTTCTAAGTCTTTTCCACCTCCTCCCAACTTTCGGACAGGGGTGGAAAGCCCATTGATAGGTTCTGGTGAAGACGACAGTAGATTTAAGTCAAACAGTCGTCATAGAAGGAGTGGTGATCCTAACATGGGAAGAGCGCATGGAAATGCTTGGAGAGGTGTTCCAAGCTGGCCTTCTCCTCTTGTGAATGGCTTCATGCCTTTCCCTCATGCTCCTCCTCCTGTTAATTTTCATTCGATGATGCAGCCGTTTCAAACGCCATTGTTTGGCATCAGACCATCAGTGGACACAAACCATTCTGCTCCTTTCCATATGCGAAATACTGAAATATTTTCTGGCCCTGGACGCCCAATGGTATGGCGCAATCCTGTTGACGACCATTTTCCTCCGTTGCATGCTTGGGATGCACGTAATGCTTCCTTGAGGGATGAATCTCACATTTATGGAAGGCCAGGTTGGGACCATTCTAGAAATCTGCCTGATGGACAAGGATGGGATACAACTGGAGATTTGTGGAAGGGGCCAAATAGAACTGCGAGTTTGGAGATATCTTCCGAGCAAGAGAATAATTTTACACAGAATGCAGATGAAGTATCAGCTTCTCAGTCCATTCGGCCGGTGTGGAATGAACAAACTTTTCCTGGCCAACAGGCAGAGAGCAATGATGTCAATCAATCGAACTATGGCTCTGAAAATAATTCTGTTAAGACTCCCCAAATCATTCCAGAGGACTCTGGTGATGCTGCTAATATATCAAAGAAGGATGATGTGCTGCTTTGCCATGTTTACCTTTCAAAGCTTGACATTTCTGCGGATCTTACTGAACCTGATTTATTGAATCAGTGCTCAGGATTCTGTAATATGGACCAGATCATTGTTTCTGATATAGATGATTCTAAAATATTGTTCATCGAG GAAGCTGGAGAAGCTAGAGTGGAATCTCACCAAATTTTGAGATATTTCCTGCCTACGCTGAAGGATGATTCTGTTTTCATG AGAGCAATGTCTCTGTATGAAAGGCAGAAGGATAGCTTTGATAAAGTTGTGGCTGGGGAGAAATTCTCAATTCCTGAGTCCCATCAAGAGGGTCCGGACGCAGAAGACAATACAGCCGAGAAGCAATCTTCTGTTGGTGACATTCTAAGTGCCGAGGATGGCCCTGCCCTTGTTAACACTGATGTATATGTTAATCGTATGAATACTTTGCTAAAAGTAGAAGGTTGCACTGAAGCCACCCATGAGAAGCCCATTCTACCAGTTGCTGTCGCAATGATAAAATCCGAAGAGCCAGTTTCCACCTTAGAGATCAACATGCAGGTTGATCTGGCATCCAACCTTGTTCAGCAGGACCATATTGTTGAAGAGAAGCATCTGCCTGTGGGAAGCGACAATGGATTCGATACTAGTTTACCTGCAAACATGAAAAATGACGGTAACATTGAAGAACTGAATTTGGATGGTACTGAATGTGTTACTTTACTTAATTCTGATTTCTTTTCAGAGGTATCTGAGGGAATGATGCCAGAGTCTTTGGTGTCTGGGTCAGTAAATTTAAGTCGGATACATCATTCTCCAGAAAGTACACATTGA
- the LOC142519392 gene encoding uncharacterized protein LOC142519392 isoform X4 gives MGGAGQAMKRIPRIKFPQRHPKASASHHQEMATNEAVGPAFFSRSPSNMSVGGKASDQPKRTPVSQEEIEIIMLGGCV, from the exons ATGGGCGGCGCAGGGCAGGCGATGAAGAGGATTCCACGCATTAAGTTCCCCCAGCGGCACCCCAAAGCTTCTG CATCCCACCATCAAGAGATGGCTACAAATGAAGCGGTTGGGCCGGCATTTTTCTCAAGGTCTCCGTCCAACATGTCTGTGGGAGGAAAGGCTTCTGATCAACCAAAAAGGACGCCGGTGTCTCAAGAGGAGATTGAAATTATCATG TTGGGTGGCTGTGTCTGA